Proteins from one Lachnospiraceae bacterium KGMB03038 genomic window:
- a CDS encoding conjugal transfer protein TraE: MSKEKGKTQNKKRKLTRQEKKQIDALIRQSKGDGKPHTAQDSIPFERMYKDGICRLANGRYSKCIEFEDINYQLAQPDDKTAIFEALCDMYNSFDASISVQLSLISRHANKEDFKSSITIAPQNDDFDSIRAEYTEMLQTQLERGNNGLIKTKFLTFTIEAKDIKSARARLARIETDTLNHFKVIGAAARVLDGKQRLEVLHGLFHPDGERFNFAWEWLPVSGLSVKDFIAPSSFRFGDGRMFQMGGKFGAVSFLQIAAPELSDRMLADFMEAENGIVVNLHIQSIDHNEAIKTIKRKITDLDRMKIEEQKKAIRSGYDMDIIPSDLATYGGEAKNLLRDLQSRNERMFLLTLLVLNVADTKQKLDNDVFQAASIAQKYNCMLTRLDYRQEQGLMSSIPLGENLIQIQRGLTTSSTAIFVPFTVQELFQSGEALYYGLNALSNNMILCDRKRLKNPNGLILGTPGSGKSFSAKREITNAFLITADDIIICDPEAEYYPLVERLKGQVIKVSQNSTQYINPMDINLNYSEGDTPIALKSDFILSFCELIMGGKNGLEAVEKTLIDRAVISVYRSYLADPKPENMPILGDLYNEIKKQPEKEAQRIASALELYVNGSLNVFNHQTNVDIHNRLVCFDIKELGTQLRKLGMLIVQDQVWNRVTINRSEGKATRYYIDEFHLLLKEEQTAAYSVEIWKRFRKWGGIPTGITQNVKDLLSSREVENIFENSDFVYMLNQAQGDREILAKQLNISQQQMTYVTHSDAGEGLIFYGNVILPFIDRFPQDTELYRVMTTKPGEVSA, translated from the coding sequence TTGTCAAAGGAAAAGGGAAAGACCCAAAACAAAAAGCGTAAACTTACGCGGCAGGAAAAGAAACAGATCGACGCGCTTATCCGGCAGTCAAAGGGCGACGGGAAGCCCCATACGGCGCAGGACAGCATACCGTTTGAACGAATGTATAAGGACGGGATTTGCCGCCTTGCAAACGGGCGGTATTCCAAGTGCATTGAGTTTGAAGATATTAACTATCAGCTTGCGCAGCCGGACGACAAGACCGCCATTTTTGAAGCCCTTTGCGATATGTATAACTCTTTTGACGCTTCTATCAGTGTGCAGCTTTCCTTAATCAGCCGCCATGCGAACAAGGAGGATTTCAAGAGCAGTATCACGATTGCCCCACAGAATGACGACTTTGACAGTATCAGAGCCGAATACACCGAAATGCTGCAAACACAGCTTGAACGCGGCAACAACGGGCTTATCAAGACAAAGTTTCTCACCTTTACCATTGAAGCAAAAGATATTAAATCGGCGCGGGCGCGGCTTGCCCGTATCGAAACGGACACCCTCAACCATTTTAAGGTGATCGGCGCGGCGGCGCGGGTATTGGACGGGAAGCAGCGGCTTGAAGTGCTGCATGGGCTTTTCCACCCGGACGGGGAACGCTTCAACTTTGCGTGGGAATGGCTACCCGTAAGCGGCCTTTCCGTCAAAGACTTTATTGCCCCGTCCTCTTTCCGTTTTGGCGACGGGCGAATGTTTCAAATGGGCGGGAAGTTTGGCGCGGTTTCCTTTTTGCAGATTGCCGCGCCGGAACTTTCAGACCGTATGCTTGCCGACTTCATGGAAGCGGAAAACGGGATTGTCGTCAATCTGCACATTCAGAGTATCGACCACAACGAAGCGATCAAGACGATCAAGCGGAAAATCACCGACCTTGACCGTATGAAAATCGAGGAACAGAAAAAGGCAATCCGCAGCGGCTACGATATGGATATAATTCCGTCCGACCTTGCCACCTACGGCGGCGAAGCGAAAAACCTTTTGCGGGATTTGCAGAGCCGGAACGAGCGAATGTTTTTGCTTACGCTGTTAGTTTTGAATGTGGCAGACACAAAGCAGAAATTGGACAACGACGTATTTCAGGCCGCAAGTATCGCACAGAAATACAACTGTATGCTCACCCGCCTTGACTACCGGCAGGAACAGGGGCTTATGTCCTCTATCCCATTGGGCGAAAACCTAATCCAAATCCAGCGGGGCTTGACGACTTCCAGCACCGCCATTTTCGTCCCCTTTACGGTACAAGAGCTGTTCCAAAGCGGCGAAGCGTTGTATTACGGCTTAAACGCATTATCGAATAACATGATTTTGTGCGACAGGAAAAGGCTGAAGAACCCTAACGGCTTGATACTCGGCACACCCGGCAGCGGCAAGAGTTTTTCGGCAAAGCGCGAGATCACCAACGCTTTTCTCATTACCGCAGACGATATTATCATTTGCGACCCGGAAGCGGAATATTACCCCCTTGTGGAACGGCTGAAAGGGCAGGTTATCAAGGTTTCGCAGAACAGCACGCAGTACATTAACCCGATGGATATAAACCTCAATTACAGCGAGGGCGACACGCCCATAGCCTTAAAGAGCGATTTTATCCTTTCCTTTTGCGAGTTGATTATGGGCGGCAAAAACGGGCTGGAAGCGGTTGAAAAGACTTTGATTGACCGCGCCGTTATCAGCGTGTACCGCAGCTACCTTGCAGACCCGAAGCCGGAGAATATGCCGATTTTGGGCGACCTCTACAATGAAATCAAGAAGCAGCCGGAAAAGGAAGCGCAGCGTATCGCGTCGGCATTGGAACTCTATGTAAATGGCAGTTTGAACGTGTTTAACCACCAAACAAACGTTGACATTCACAACCGCCTTGTCTGCTTTGATATTAAAGAACTCGGCACCCAGCTACGAAAACTCGGTATGCTCATTGTCCAAGATCAAGTTTGGAACAGAGTTACCATAAACCGCAGCGAAGGCAAGGCGACGCGGTACTATATCGACGAGTTTCATTTGCTGCTCAAAGAGGAACAGACCGCAGCGTACAGCGTTGAGATTTGGAAGCGTTTTAGAAAATGGGGCGGTATTCCGACAGGTATCACCCAAAACGTGAAAGATTTGTTATCGTCCCGCGAGGTGGAGAACATTTTTGAAAACAGCGATTTTGTGTATATGCTCAACCAAGCCCAGGGCGACAGGGAAATCCTTGCAAAGCAGCTTAACATTTCGCAGCAGCAAATGACCTATGTAACCCATTCCGACGCGGGCGAGGGGCTTATCTTCTATGGCAACGTGATTTTGCCCTTTATTGACCGTTTCCCGCAAGATACGGAACTCTATCGTGTAATGACGACCAAACCCGGCGAGGTGTCGGCATGA
- a CDS encoding DUF4315 family protein, producing MANTKLDRIERDIEKTRAKILEQQKKLKDLEAQKVEEENAQIVQMVKAVHLDGTQLAAFLSAYASGEITLPQPEATYPAEQEDNDNEE from the coding sequence ATGGCGAACACGAAACTTGACCGTATCGAAAGGGATATTGAGAAAACGAGGGCAAAAATCCTTGAACAGCAAAAGAAGCTGAAAGACCTTGAAGCGCAGAAAGTCGAGGAAGAAAACGCGCAGATCGTGCAAATGGTAAAGGCGGTACACCTTGACGGGACGCAGCTTGCCGCGTTCCTCTCCGCTTACGCCAGCGGCGAAATCACCTTGCCGCAGCCGGAAGCCACTTACCCCGCCGAACAGGAGGACAACGACAATGAAGAATAA
- a CDS encoding phosphoadenosine phosphosulfate reductase, translated as MNIVSFGGGTNSAALLIGLYKHKIPIDLITFADTGAEHPHTYQFIEIINQWLAEHGMPQITVVQYVDRYGNRLSLETECLRSHTLPSIAYGHKRCSQKHKIAPQEKFCNHYAPCREVWQRGEKVNRYIGYDAGEVKRYEHSRKYNEADKKYHNRYPLIEEWGWNRDDCIREIKAAGLPQPGKSSCFFCPSMKKQEILYLKEHYPDLFNRAATLEENAMPYLKTVKGLGRSYSWKEQFGKE; from the coding sequence ATGAATATTGTATCTTTTGGCGGCGGCACGAATAGTGCCGCCTTACTTATTGGCCTATACAAGCACAAAATCCCGATTGACCTTATCACCTTTGCCGATACGGGCGCGGAACACCCGCATACCTATCAATTTATCGAGATAATCAATCAATGGCTTGCGGAACACGGTATGCCGCAGATTACCGTTGTGCAGTATGTTGACCGCTACGGCAACCGCCTATCTCTTGAAACCGAGTGCTTGCGCTCTCATACGCTCCCGTCGATTGCCTACGGGCATAAGCGTTGTTCGCAGAAACACAAAATCGCACCGCAGGAAAAGTTTTGCAACCACTATGCGCCTTGCCGCGAAGTATGGCAGCGCGGCGAGAAAGTCAACCGCTATATCGGCTATGACGCGGGAGAAGTGAAACGGTATGAACATTCCCGCAAGTACAACGAAGCCGACAAAAAATATCATAACCGCTACCCCCTCATTGAAGAATGGGGCTGGAACAGGGACGATTGTATCCGGGAAATCAAAGCGGCAGGATTGCCGCAGCCGGGTAAATCGTCCTGTTTCTTTTGTCCGAGCATGAAGAAACAAGAGATTTTATATCTCAAAGAACACTATCCCGATCTATTTAACCGGGCGGCGACTTTGGAAGAAAACGCTATGCCCTATCTTAAAACCGTTAAGGGATTGGGGCGCAGCTATTCATGGAAAGAACAGTTTGGAAAGGAGTAA
- a CDS encoding DUF4316 domain-containing protein — translation MPYSSYDHDKLEAAETMRIERRIYFEAKDREIAPYASLPIAQLLSMRSESAAAEQAIFDDLKERAAAWEEQAGRTLLLDKTLEYVRTPHVQHTANEWQTTEHNRHIRSNRVYQMNYYIYENTRYDKEAQKSIPYSWTLTWSVRTNSPSRTQAKIAGQDRKVFTDKAAMEKYLNGRIKAYDRLFTEISPPIPQEYADYFKVNGMLMPDYTIEGEEPPQQQQAAAIPENTGQEKEREHMSEQFSIMIGNRSRFDAGDPGGYWLDMPATKEQLHEAMRNVGITADNPQDFSIRGYSDDPEKHIALPYEMVCAADVDELNFLAARLEQLDPAEVGKLNAALQQKNGLANIGQVIDFTYNVDFYVHIPEVHNYHDLGDYYLNQSGMVQMPEEWKGGIDLSTFGRNAAAQEKGAFTEYGYIVESGDEWERQFEGREVPEEYRIMSYPQPERGEQDKAYMDAAETQQADAQAAEPQQPRPVVPIILTSEKPAEKVKEITARLEQGVQAIFDSDRYKEFLTAMSKFHDYSLNNTILIAMQGGNLVMGFRQWEKEFDRHVKKGEKGIKIFAPAPYKVKKLVDKIDPETRKPMLDREGKVVKEEKEITVPAFKVITVFDISQTEGKEFPDLSVKPLLADVEQYEDFFAALEKASPVPIAFEQITNGANGYFSLTDKRIAIKEGVSELQAVKTAIHEIAHAKLHDVDLNAPPEQQNRVDRHTCEVEAESVAYTVCQHFGLDTSDYSFGYVAGWSSGKEMTELKASLETIQTTAKELITEIEGHFTELQQQRQAEQEQGDTFSIYQLKRGDETRDLRFEPYDRLQAAGLTIDRVNYELVYTAPLTKDMTLGDIWERFNIDHPADFKGHSLSVSDIVVLHQNDEDTAHYVDSIGFQQVPEFLQEQQTPVFDKLPPEQQQALSDTVQDTLQMLVDADKRIYGDVTGKTLEAIAAQGYSYKDGQLEKQQPEATPDSLLTGETVRTPRGNFHITDMSREQIEAAGFGFHHASEDGKYLIMGNGTQAYAIAAEQPQRDNPLKHVEDTIEQNDNNFDGLINNTPQTPTVADFEQRAKAGEAISVTDLAKAVKAEKREQPQKKPSILKKLDEYKKQAAQQPKDKQKEHKKDLEV, via the coding sequence ATGCCGTATTCCTCATACGACCATGACAAATTAGAAGCCGCCGAAACCATGCGGATAGAACGCCGGATATATTTTGAAGCAAAGGACAGGGAGATTGCCCCTTATGCTTCCTTGCCGATTGCGCAGCTACTTTCCATGCGCAGCGAAAGCGCGGCGGCAGAACAGGCGATTTTTGACGACCTTAAAGAACGCGCCGCCGCATGGGAAGAACAGGCGGGAAGAACGCTTTTGCTGGATAAAACACTTGAATATGTGAGAACGCCGCACGTCCAGCACACCGCTAACGAGTGGCAGACCACCGAGCATAACCGCCATATTCGCAGCAATCGGGTATATCAGATGAATTACTACATTTACGAGAATACCCGCTACGACAAAGAAGCGCAGAAATCTATCCCGTATTCATGGACGCTTACATGGAGCGTGCGCACCAACAGCCCAAGCAGAACCCAAGCGAAGATTGCCGGACAAGATAGAAAGGTTTTCACCGACAAGGCAGCTATGGAAAAGTATCTGAATGGGCGTATCAAAGCGTATGACCGCTTGTTTACGGAAATCTCCCCGCCTATCCCGCAGGAGTACGCCGACTATTTCAAAGTAAACGGTATGCTCATGCCGGACTACACCATAGAGGGCGAAGAACCCCCGCAGCAGCAACAGGCGGCAGCTATCCCCGAAAATACCGGGCAGGAAAAGGAGCGTGAACACATGAGCGAACAGTTTTCTATTATGATAGGCAACCGCAGCCGCTTTGACGCGGGCGACCCCGGCGGCTATTGGTTGGATATGCCCGCCACAAAGGAGCAGTTGCACGAAGCTATGCGGAACGTCGGCATTACCGCCGACAACCCGCAGGATTTTTCCATTCGCGGCTATTCCGACGACCCGGAGAAACATATTGCCTTGCCTTATGAAATGGTATGCGCCGCCGACGTGGACGAACTCAATTTTCTTGCGGCGCGGCTCGAACAGCTTGACCCCGCCGAGGTTGGCAAGCTGAACGCAGCTTTGCAGCAGAAAAACGGGCTTGCAAATATTGGACAGGTAATTGACTTCACCTACAACGTGGATTTTTACGTCCATATCCCCGAAGTACATAACTACCACGATTTGGGCGACTATTACTTAAATCAATCCGGCATGGTACAAATGCCCGAAGAATGGAAAGGCGGCATTGACCTTTCTACTTTTGGCAGGAACGCTGCCGCGCAGGAAAAAGGCGCGTTTACCGAGTACGGCTATATCGTGGAAAGCGGCGACGAGTGGGAACGGCAGTTTGAGGGGCGCGAAGTGCCGGAAGAATACCGCATTATGAGTTACCCGCAGCCGGAGCGCGGCGAACAGGACAAAGCCTATATGGACGCAGCCGAAACGCAGCAAGCAGACGCACAGGCCGCAGAGCCGCAGCAGCCCCGCCCCGTCGTCCCCATTATCCTTACTTCCGAAAAGCCCGCCGAAAAGGTAAAGGAGATCACCGCGCGTTTGGAACAGGGCGTACAGGCGATTTTTGACAGCGACCGCTACAAAGAGTTTCTAACCGCTATGTCAAAGTTCCATGATTATAGTTTGAATAACACTATCCTAATTGCTATGCAGGGCGGCAATTTGGTAATGGGCTTCCGTCAATGGGAAAAGGAGTTTGACCGCCATGTAAAGAAAGGCGAGAAAGGCATTAAAATCTTTGCCCCCGCGCCCTACAAGGTGAAAAAGCTGGTTGATAAAATCGACCCCGAAACGAGAAAGCCCATGCTTGACCGCGAGGGAAAAGTGGTAAAGGAAGAAAAGGAAATCACCGTCCCCGCCTTTAAGGTTATAACCGTCTTTGATATTTCGCAGACCGAGGGCAAGGAGTTTCCCGACCTTTCCGTTAAACCGCTGCTTGCCGATGTGGAGCAGTACGAGGATTTTTTCGCCGCCCTTGAAAAAGCGTCCCCCGTCCCGATTGCATTTGAGCAGATCACAAACGGCGCAAATGGGTATTTCAGTTTGACCGACAAGCGTATTGCAATCAAAGAGGGCGTGAGTGAATTACAGGCGGTAAAGACCGCCATTCACGAAATCGCCCATGCGAAGCTGCACGACGTAGACTTAAACGCCCCGCCGGAGCAGCAAAACCGCGTTGACCGCCATACCTGCGAGGTAGAAGCGGAAAGCGTCGCTTATACGGTTTGCCAGCATTTCGGCCTTGATACTTCCGATTACTCTTTCGGCTATGTGGCTGGTTGGAGCAGCGGCAAGGAAATGACCGAGTTAAAAGCGTCCCTTGAAACAATACAGACCACCGCAAAGGAACTCATTACCGAGATTGAGGGGCATTTTACCGAGTTGCAGCAGCAGCGGCAAGCCGAGCAGGAGCAGGGCGATACCTTTTCCATTTATCAGTTAAAGCGCGGGGACGAAACAAGGGACTTGCGCTTTGAGCCTTATGACCGTCTGCAAGCGGCTGGACTTACCATTGACCGGGTAAATTATGAACTCGTCTATACTGCACCGCTTACAAAGGATATGACGCTGGGCGACATTTGGGAAAGGTTTAATATCGACCACCCCGCCGACTTTAAGGGGCATAGCCTTTCCGTTTCCGACATTGTTGTGCTTCATCAGAACGACGAGGACACCGCCCACTATGTAGACAGTATCGGTTTTCAGCAAGTGCCGGAGTTTTTGCAGGAGCAGCAGACCCCCGTATTTGACAAGCTGCCGCCCGAACAGCAGCAAGCCTTGTCCGACACCGTACAAGACACTTTGCAAATGCTGGTTGACGCAGACAAGCGGATTTATGGCGACGTTACGGGCAAGACCCTTGAAGCAATCGCGGCGCAAGGATATTCCTACAAGGACGGGCAGCTTGAAAAGCAGCAGCCGGAAGCGACCCCCGACAGCCTTTTGACGGGTGAAACCGTTAGAACGCCGAGGGGCAATTTTCATATTACCGATATGAGCCGTGAACAGATCGAAGCGGCGGGATTTGGTTTTCACCATGCGTCGGAGGACGGGAAGTATCTCATTATGGGGAATGGCACACAGGCTTATGCCATAGCCGCCGAGCAGCCGCAGCGGGATAATCCCTTAAAGCACGTCGAGGACACCATAGAGCAGAACGACAACAATTTTGACGGGCTTATCAACAATACGCCGCAAACGCCCACCGTTGCAGATTTTGAGCAGCGGGCAAAGGCGGGGGAAGCGATTTCCGTTACCGACCTTGCAAAAGCGGTAAAAGCCGAGAAACGGGAACAGCCGCAGAAAAAACCGTCCATTTTGAAGAAGCTGGACGAATACAAGAAACAGGCGGCGCAGCAGCCGAAAGATAAACAGAAAGAGCATAAAAAGGATTTGGAGGTTTGA
- the topB gene encoding DNA topoisomerase III, whose product MKLVIAEKPSVGAAIAAVMGANEKRSGYFEGGGYLVSWCIGHLISLADAATYNEQFRKWKYDDLPIVPQEWQFIVASGKEQQFSILKDLMHRSDVTEIINACDSGREGELIFRFVYEQANCKKPFSRLWISSMEASAIREGFSNLKDGRGYDNLYQSALCRAKADWLIGINATRLFSILYHKTLNVGRVQTPTLAMLVNRDYAISSFKKEKYHVVRLDVGGVAALSERQDDEAAARQMKAACEKSQAVCTSLKKEKKTAAPPKLFDLTALQREANRLYGFTAKQTLDYAQALYEKRLLTYPRTDSKYITSDMEGSTKELITGLCAALPFMQGVKLQADLARICDNSKVTDHHAILPTAEFVKTGFSSLAESEKKLMTLVCAKLLCAVAAPYEYEAVTAVFTCGGYTFTAKGRTTLCEGWREIERLSRAASGEQDEDAEPEAVLPPLAEGQTFDNPAAEISERYTQPPKAFTEDTLLSAMESAGKEDTPEDAERKGLGTTATRAGIIEKLISAGFAERKGKKLIPTKDGYNLVAILPDSLTSPQLTAEWETRLTGIAKGSDSPADFMRGIEEMTAGLVKTYSAISEDKAKLFTPQREAIGTCPRCGAAVYEGKKNFYCSDRACSFVMWKNDRFFEQRKKAFTKAIAAALLKDGKVKIKGMYSTKTGKTFDGVVLLADTGGKYVNFRVEQNRK is encoded by the coding sequence ATGAAACTTGTAATTGCAGAAAAACCGAGCGTCGGGGCGGCGATTGCCGCCGTTATGGGCGCGAATGAAAAGCGCAGCGGATATTTTGAGGGCGGCGGCTACCTTGTGTCGTGGTGTATCGGGCATTTGATTAGCCTTGCAGACGCGGCGACCTACAATGAACAATTCCGTAAATGGAAGTACGACGATCTTCCCATTGTCCCGCAGGAGTGGCAGTTTATTGTTGCCAGCGGCAAGGAGCAGCAGTTTTCCATTCTCAAAGACCTTATGCACCGCAGCGACGTTACCGAGATTATCAATGCTTGCGACAGCGGGCGCGAGGGGGAACTCATTTTCCGCTTTGTCTATGAACAGGCGAATTGCAAAAAGCCCTTTTCCCGCCTTTGGATTAGCAGCATGGAAGCAAGTGCAATCCGCGAGGGCTTTTCAAATCTCAAAGACGGGCGCGGCTATGACAACCTCTATCAATCCGCGCTTTGCAGAGCAAAGGCCGATTGGCTCATTGGCATTAACGCGACCCGCCTTTTCTCTATCCTCTACCATAAAACATTGAATGTCGGCAGAGTGCAAACGCCCACCCTTGCTATGCTGGTAAACCGCGACTATGCAATCAGCAGCTTTAAGAAAGAGAAATATCATGTCGTCCGGCTGGACGTTGGCGGCGTTGCCGCCCTTTCCGAAAGGCAGGACGACGAAGCGGCGGCGCGGCAGATGAAAGCGGCTTGCGAGAAATCGCAGGCCGTTTGTACTTCCCTTAAAAAAGAGAAAAAGACCGCAGCCCCGCCGAAACTGTTTGACCTCACCGCCTTGCAGCGGGAAGCAAACCGTTTGTATGGGTTTACGGCGAAACAGACCCTTGACTATGCGCAAGCCCTTTATGAAAAACGGCTTTTGACCTATCCCCGCACCGACAGCAAATATATCACTTCCGATATGGAGGGCAGCACAAAGGAACTTATCACCGGCCTTTGCGCTGCTCTCCCCTTTATGCAGGGCGTGAAGCTGCAAGCCGACCTTGCGAGGATTTGCGACAACAGCAAAGTAACCGACCATCACGCCATTTTGCCGACAGCGGAGTTTGTGAAAACGGGCTTTTCTTCCCTTGCCGAAAGTGAGAAAAAGCTAATGACCCTTGTGTGCGCAAAACTGCTTTGCGCCGTTGCCGCGCCCTATGAGTATGAAGCGGTTACGGCGGTTTTCACTTGCGGCGGCTATACCTTTACCGCAAAGGGCAGGACGACGCTTTGCGAGGGTTGGCGCGAGATTGAAAGACTATCCCGCGCCGCGTCCGGGGAACAGGACGAGGACGCAGAGCCGGAAGCGGTTTTACCCCCGCTTGCCGAGGGGCAGACCTTTGACAATCCGGCAGCGGAGATCTCCGAACGTTACACGCAGCCCCCAAAGGCATTTACCGAAGATACGTTACTTTCGGCTATGGAGAGTGCGGGAAAGGAGGACACGCCGGAGGACGCGGAGCGCAAAGGGTTAGGCACCACCGCGACGCGGGCGGGTATCATTGAAAAACTCATTAGCGCGGGCTTTGCCGAGCGCAAGGGCAAAAAGCTAATCCCCACAAAGGACGGGTATAACCTTGTCGCTATTCTGCCCGACAGCCTTACGTCCCCGCAGCTTACGGCAGAATGGGAAACGCGCCTTACCGGGATTGCAAAGGGCAGCGACAGCCCCGCCGACTTCATGCGCGGGATTGAGGAAATGACAGCGGGGCTTGTCAAGACCTATTCCGCGATTTCCGAGGATAAAGCGAAGCTGTTTACCCCGCAGCGGGAAGCAATCGGCACTTGCCCCCGTTGCGGCGCGGCGGTTTACGAGGGCAAGAAAAACTTTTACTGCTCCGACAGGGCTTGCAGCTTTGTGATGTGGAAGAATGACCGCTTTTTTGAGCAGCGCAAAAAGGCTTTCACAAAGGCGATTGCCGCCGCCCTTTTGAAAGACGGAAAGGTAAAAATCAAAGGTATGTACTCGACCAAGACGGGAAAGACCTTTGACGGAGTTGTGCTGCTTGCCGACACAGGCGGCAAGTATGTAAACTTCCGCGTCGAGCAGAACCGAAAATGA
- a CDS encoding site-specific DNA-methyltransferase, translated as MRIEMDKIYCGDSLQVLQTLPENAVDCCVTSPPYYALRDYGADGQIGREATPEEYVSRITAVFHEVKRVLTPEGTCWLNIADTYCGTGSKADHQDPKYPKGRNGQQVAFNHRAPGCKPKDLIGIPWLVALALRGDGWYLRSSIIWHKTNPMPESTRDRPTRCYEYVFLLTKSKKYYYDWQAVAEPIAPTTAGRLKSGVSKGNKYNVTVPGQNQPQKINRPREKGAYADELISPVRSRRNVWQINNVGYHGGHFAAFPPKLAETCILAGCPIGGIVLDPFFGSGTTGMVAKRLNRRYIGIELNPDYCELAKQRIGGDED; from the coding sequence ATGAGGATAGAAATGGACAAAATCTATTGCGGCGACAGCTTGCAGGTGCTTCAAACCTTGCCGGAAAATGCAGTTGATTGTTGCGTAACGTCCCCACCCTACTATGCCTTGCGGGACTACGGCGCAGACGGGCAGATCGGACGGGAAGCAACGCCGGAGGAATATGTTTCCCGTATTACGGCGGTATTCCATGAGGTAAAGCGGGTGCTTACGCCGGAGGGTACTTGTTGGCTGAATATCGCGGACACTTATTGCGGCACAGGCAGCAAAGCCGACCACCAAGACCCCAAATACCCCAAAGGCAGGAACGGGCAGCAAGTGGCGTTTAACCACCGCGCCCCCGGCTGCAAGCCCAAAGATTTAATTGGTATTCCGTGGCTTGTAGCCCTCGCCTTGCGGGGCGACGGTTGGTATTTGCGCAGTTCTATCATTTGGCACAAAACAAACCCCATGCCGGAAAGCACGCGGGACAGGCCGACCCGCTGCTATGAATATGTGTTTCTGCTTACCAAGTCAAAGAAGTATTATTACGATTGGCAAGCAGTAGCCGAGCCGATAGCCCCCACAACGGCGGGGCGGCTGAAAAGCGGAGTTAGCAAAGGAAATAAGTATAACGTTACTGTTCCGGGGCAAAACCAACCGCAGAAAATCAACCGCCCCCGCGAAAAGGGCGCATACGCCGACGAGTTGATTTCTCCCGTCCGCAGCCGCCGCAACGTTTGGCAGATTAACAATGTCGGCTATCATGGCGGGCATTTCGCAGCGTTCCCGCCGAAACTTGCGGAAACGTGCATTTTGGCGGGCTGTCCCATCGGCGGGATTGTCCTTGACCCCTTTTTCGGCAGCGGCACGACGGGCATGGTAGCAAAACGGCTTAACCGCCGCTATATCGGCATTGAGTTAAACCCCGACTATTGCGAACTTGCAAAACAGCGGATTGGAGGTGATGAAGATTGA
- a CDS encoding conjugal transfer protein — protein MIRLDEKQYRAVKKMTRAACANNDCGNCLLLDDGETCVCVQSISYSLLCRYFREAVLPADRQLCEQITRSGETDLKRCAVCGSTFAAGSNRAKYCPDCAAKIRRRQKAQSERNRRLRIKTTT, from the coding sequence ATGATAAGGCTTGATGAAAAGCAATACCGCGCCGTAAAGAAAATGACCCGCGCCGCTTGTGCAAACAACGATTGCGGGAATTGTCTGCTGCTGGACGACGGGGAAACTTGCGTTTGTGTGCAGAGTATCAGCTATTCGCTGCTATGCCGCTATTTCCGCGAAGCGGTATTACCCGCCGACAGGCAGCTTTGCGAACAGATCACCCGCAGCGGGGAAACCGATTTGAAGCGTTGCGCGGTATGCGGCAGCACGTTTGCGGCGGGCAGCAACCGGGCGAAATACTGCCCCGATTGCGCGGCAAAGATACGCCGCAGACAGAAAGCCCAAAGCGAGAGAAACAGGCGTTTACGGATAAAAACAACTACATAG
- a CDS encoding DUF4366 domain-containing protein — MKNKKIIRKFTVLLAALVIMCGFSVTAYAGGGDESDDTPTPVTEETPAPETEPEETTGGYEPQPLTPDGNMSLVDDITGEASGDKQFITVVTKSGNYFYIIIDRAEDGENTVHFLNQVDEADLTALMEDGQTEAPVCSCTDKCVAGSVNTACPVCSVNMSECAGVEAEPEPEETEQPPEEEKGGGMGILLVVLLVAAAGGGAFYYFKILKPKKDAAKGSSSLDDLDFDEDDEETEVVETEQTEQEDDNL; from the coding sequence ATGAAGAATAAAAAGATAATCCGAAAGTTTACCGTATTGCTTGCCGCACTGGTTATCATGTGCGGCTTTTCTGTTACCGCTTATGCGGGCGGTGGCGATGAAAGCGACGACACGCCTACCCCCGTAACCGAGGAAACCCCCGCGCCGGAAACCGAGCCGGAAGAAACGACGGGCGGCTATGAGCCGCAGCCCCTTACCCCGGACGGGAATATGTCCCTTGTGGACGATATAACGGGTGAAGCGTCCGGCGACAAGCAGTTTATCACCGTCGTTACCAAAAGTGGCAACTATTTTTACATCATCATTGACCGCGCCGAGGACGGGGAAAATACCGTCCATTTCCTTAACCAAGTGGACGAAGCGGATTTAACCGCCCTTATGGAGGACGGGCAGACCGAAGCCCCCGTTTGTAGCTGCACCGATAAATGCGTTGCCGGAAGCGTCAACACCGCTTGCCCGGTTTGCAGCGTCAACATGAGCGAGTGCGCGGGTGTGGAAGCCGAGCCGGAGCCGGAAGAAACCGAGCAGCCGCCGGAAGAAGAAAAAGGCGGCGGCATGGGTATTCTGCTTGTCGTGCTGCTTGTTGCCGCAGCGGGCGGCGGCGCGTTCTACTACTTTAAGATTTTGAAGCCCAAAAAGGACGCGGCGAAAGGCAGCAGCAGCCTTGACGACCTTGATTTTGACGAGGACGACGAGGAAACGGAAGTAGTCGAAACCGAACAGACCGAGCAGGAGGACGATAATCTATGA